One window of Bacillus sp. (in: firmicutes) genomic DNA carries:
- a CDS encoding methionine biosynthesis PLP-dependent protein translates to MTINSLETRLVQLGNKSDEKTGAVNPPIYLSTAFQHQGLGMSTGYDYSRTKNPTRTILEEGIANLEGGDGGYACSSGMAAIQLVLSLFRSGDELIVSEDIYGGTYRLLRQYAASYNITTSYTDFIDVNETEKLITENTKAILIETPTNPLMQQIDIEQFAALAHKHNLLLIVDNTFYTPYFQRPLELGADVVIHSATKYIGGHNDVLAGLVVAKGEKLCEQLAFTHNAAGAVLSPFDSWILIRGLKTLHLRMKQHDENAKKIASYLKTERLVTDVLYPGMGGMLSFRVSDSELVQPFLANLSLITFAESLGGVESFITYPATQTHADIPEEERIRRGVCNRLLRFSVGIEEAEDLIADLKQVFLKLQQEV, encoded by the coding sequence ATGACAATTAATAGTTTAGAAACTAGATTAGTACAATTGGGTAATAAGAGCGATGAGAAGACAGGTGCAGTCAATCCACCAATTTATTTATCAACTGCTTTCCAGCACCAAGGACTTGGCATGTCCACAGGTTATGATTATTCGCGGACTAAAAATCCAACTCGAACAATTTTGGAAGAAGGAATTGCTAATTTAGAAGGTGGCGATGGGGGCTATGCCTGTAGTTCTGGGATGGCGGCGATTCAATTAGTATTATCGCTATTTCGTTCTGGTGATGAGCTGATTGTTTCAGAAGACATTTATGGCGGCACATACCGATTACTTCGTCAATATGCAGCCAGCTATAATATCACAACTTCCTATACTGATTTTATAGATGTAAACGAGACAGAGAAGTTAATTACTGAAAATACAAAAGCAATATTGATTGAAACACCAACGAATCCATTAATGCAGCAAATTGATATTGAGCAGTTTGCAGCACTTGCTCATAAACATAACCTATTACTTATTGTGGACAATACTTTCTACACACCTTATTTTCAGCGGCCACTAGAACTAGGAGCTGATGTCGTTATTCACAGCGCAACGAAATATATCGGCGGCCACAATGATGTGTTAGCTGGACTAGTCGTTGCCAAGGGGGAAAAACTTTGCGAGCAGCTTGCATTTACCCATAATGCTGCTGGGGCGGTTCTTTCACCTTTTGATTCATGGATCTTAATTCGTGGTTTAAAAACTCTTCATTTACGGATGAAGCAGCATGATGAAAATGCCAAAAAAATTGCCAGCTATTTAAAAACCGAAAGGCTCGTTACAGATGTTTTATATCCTGGCATGGGCGGCATGCTGTCGTTTCGTGTAAGTGATAGCGAACTAGTTCAACCGTTTTTGGCAAATCTTTCATTAATTACTTTTGCGGAAAGCCTTGGTGGTGTCGAAAGCTTTATTACTTACCCAGCGACACAAACACATGCAGACATCCCTGAAGAAGAACGGATTCGCCGCGGTGTTTGCAACCGTTTATTACGTTTTTCTGTCGGTATTGAAGAAGCAGAAGACTTAATTGCAGATTTAAAGCAAGTCTTTTTAAAATTACAACAGGAGGTTTAA